The following proteins are co-located in the Caldisericum sp. genome:
- the rpe gene encoding ribulose-phosphate 3-epimerase: MKFYISPSIISADFTNVKEEIKKVESFEDSFLHLDIMDGNFVPNITFGPFIGEQLRKLTDIPFDTHLMISHPETFIEKFAPFSDFITFHIEETTFPFRLVNQIRSLNRKCGISLNPATPIEHVFDVLPYVDLLLIMSVEPGFSGQKFIKESLSKIRKAQEFRIKNNLNFLISVDGGINEETMPLVLKEGADILVMGNFFFKNDFDFVKDTINKSRSKT; encoded by the coding sequence ATGAAATTCTACATCTCACCTTCAATAATTTCTGCAGATTTTACAAACGTAAAAGAAGAAATAAAAAAAGTTGAATCTTTTGAGGATAGTTTTCTTCATCTTGATATTATGGATGGAAATTTCGTTCCAAATATAACCTTCGGACCTTTTATTGGTGAACAACTAAGAAAACTTACAGATATTCCTTTTGATACACATCTTATGATTAGCCATCCAGAAACATTTATAGAAAAGTTTGCTCCGTTCTCCGACTTTATAACTTTTCATATTGAAGAGACAACATTTCCTTTTAGATTAGTTAATCAAATAAGATCTCTAAATAGGAAATGTGGAATTTCTTTAAACCCTGCTACACCTATTGAACATGTTTTTGATGTGCTTCCTTATGTTGACTTACTCCTAATTATGAGTGTAGAGCCGGGCTTTTCAGGTCAAAAATTCATTAAAGAGTCTTTATCTAAAATTAGAAAGGCACAGGAATTTAGGATAAAGAATAACCTTAATTTTCTTATTTCTGTTGATGGCGGCATAAACGAGGAAACAATGCCTTTGGTCTTAAAAGAAGGTGCAGATATCCTCGTAATGGGAAACTTCTTTTTCAAGAATGACTTTGATTTTGTGAAAGATACGATTAATAAATCACGAAGCAAAACTTAA
- a CDS encoding DUF58 domain-containing protein translates to MKPSFTRRKFPYSKISITKQGILYILILVIIGFASFNSGNNMIYLIFAISLSIFGASSYLAVKNLNGIDVKVDMPKEIYTKKDTFFMVAVSSLDKTKKFLLDIELLGHKIHFDAVKEEEKKSIRLNFKKRGRYEIKNVKVSSSYPFGFFIRTKEKTFNEKFYVFPEVVEIRIKNRALSGVNASKESNDGDFYSIDKYKDGLDARRISWKISAKLGDLHIINVANASEGNLVVVFNNSSTLYSSQNFEVAIKKIASLVYKFYHEGVKFEFMSPKLNIECINYENYLKIMKCLAEVKLENIEPIKVEKGITDEDIEFA, encoded by the coding sequence TTGAAACCATCATTTACGAGACGCAAGTTCCCATATAGTAAGATATCAATAACCAAGCAAGGCATCCTTTATATTCTTATTCTTGTTATTATTGGCTTTGCTTCATTTAATTCTGGGAACAATATGATATACCTTATCTTTGCTATATCCCTTTCTATATTTGGAGCATCTTCATATCTTGCGGTAAAGAATCTCAATGGTATTGATGTAAAAGTCGATATGCCAAAAGAAATATATACAAAAAAGGATACATTTTTTATGGTTGCAGTATCAAGTTTAGATAAAACAAAAAAATTTCTCCTTGATATAGAACTCTTAGGACACAAGATTCATTTTGATGCAGTAAAAGAAGAAGAGAAAAAGAGTATAAGACTAAACTTTAAAAAAAGAGGTCGATACGAAATCAAAAATGTAAAAGTTTCATCAAGTTATCCTTTTGGATTTTTCATTCGCACTAAAGAAAAGACATTTAACGAAAAATTCTATGTCTTTCCTGAAGTGGTGGAAATAAGAATTAAAAACAGAGCATTAAGCGGCGTTAACGCTTCAAAGGAAAGTAATGATGGAGATTTTTATTCAATAGATAAGTATAAGGATGGTTTAGATGCAAGAAGGATTTCGTGGAAAATTTCTGCAAAGTTGGGAGACCTTCACATAATTAATGTTGCTAACGCATCAGAGGGAAATTTAGTGGTGGTATTCAATAACTCGTCTACGCTATATTCTTCTCAAAACTTTGAAGTTGCTATCAAAAAAATCGCTTCTCTTGTTTACAAGTTTTATCATGAAGGTGTTAAATTCGAGTTCATGAGCCCCAAACTGAACATAGAGTGCATTAATTATGAAAATTACCTCAAGATTATGAAGTGTTTGGCGGAAGTAAAATTAGAAAACATAGAACCAATCAAAGTGGAAAAAGGGATAACAGATGAAGATATCGAATTTGCCTAA
- a CDS encoding TlpA family protein disulfide reductase, whose amino-acid sequence NTNTTSQSGNTDREVAPDFSWKDNSGKVVKLSDLKGKVVLLDFWATWCGPCRMTIPHVEAIYEKYKDKGVVVIGINLDTGDLSKVQQFINEQGMKYLVVTDPNSQVAGLYGVNSIPRFFLIDKNGRIAKMIIGYDPNMEDVLSKEIDKLLSE is encoded by the coding sequence AACACAAATACCACTTCGCAAAGTGGTAATACCGATAGAGAAGTTGCACCAGATTTTTCCTGGAAAGATAATAGCGGAAAGGTTGTAAAACTTTCCGACCTTAAGGGCAAGGTTGTCCTTCTTGATTTCTGGGCAACCTGGTGTGGACCTTGCAGAATGACAATCCCACATGTCGAAGCAATATACGAAAAATACAAAGATAAAGGGGTTGTTGTAATAGGAATTAATCTTGATACAGGCGATTTAAGTAAGGTTCAGCAATTCATAAACGAGCAGGGGATGAAGTATCTTGTGGTAACAGACCCAAATAGCCAGGTTGCAGGACTTTACGGAGTGAATAGTATTCCAAGGTTTTTCTTGATTGACAAGAACGGAAGAATTGCTAAAATGATAATTGGATATGACCCAAATATGGAAGATGTCCTTTCAAAAGAAATTGATAAATTGCTTAGCGAGTGA
- the asnS gene encoding asparagine--tRNA ligase, whose protein sequence is MYINEAKDNVGKFVEIKGWVYNMRSSGKIVFVLVRDGTGIMQCVVTKNEVDDETFEKAKKLTQESSVIVRGIVREEKRAPFGYELDLKELEIVQLTQDYPITPKEHGVGFLMEHRHLWLRSKRQWAILRIRHRIAKSLRDFFDLRGFTLIDAPILTPAACEGTTTLFETDYFGEKAYLSQSGQLYMEAAAMAFGKVYCFGPAFRAEKSKTRRHLMEFWMLEPEVAYLTFEENLKLQEEMLSYVVQEVLKNCKTELEIIERDTKPLEKVVPPFPRLHYRDAIELLNKKGFNVKFGDDFGGDEETALSNEFEKPVFIHHFPKEIKAFYMQPDPDDPETVLAADLLAPEGYGEIIGGSERIHDYDLLLKRMQENNLPIENYKWYLDLRKYGTVPHSGFGIGLERTLAWIAKLPHVRETIPFPRMLEKIYP, encoded by the coding sequence ATGTACATAAACGAGGCTAAAGATAATGTAGGAAAATTTGTAGAGATAAAAGGCTGGGTTTATAATATGAGATCCAGCGGAAAAATTGTTTTTGTGCTTGTGCGTGACGGCACAGGAATCATGCAATGCGTCGTTACAAAAAATGAAGTAGATGATGAAACATTCGAAAAAGCAAAAAAATTAACTCAGGAATCCTCAGTTATAGTGCGTGGGATAGTTAGAGAAGAAAAGCGCGCTCCATTCGGGTATGAACTTGACCTTAAGGAACTCGAAATAGTTCAGCTAACGCAGGACTACCCAATAACACCAAAAGAGCACGGTGTTGGATTTCTAATGGAACACAGGCACCTTTGGTTACGTTCGAAGAGGCAATGGGCAATTCTCAGGATAAGACATAGAATCGCTAAATCTCTCAGAGACTTCTTTGACTTAAGAGGTTTTACGCTAATAGATGCACCAATTCTCACACCCGCAGCATGTGAAGGAACAACAACACTTTTTGAAACAGATTATTTTGGAGAGAAGGCATACCTATCACAAAGCGGTCAACTTTATATGGAAGCAGCCGCAATGGCGTTTGGCAAAGTCTATTGCTTTGGGCCAGCATTCAGGGCAGAGAAATCAAAAACAAGAAGACACCTTATGGAATTCTGGATGCTTGAGCCTGAGGTTGCTTATCTTACATTCGAAGAGAACTTGAAACTTCAGGAAGAAATGCTTTCTTATGTCGTTCAAGAAGTTTTAAAGAACTGCAAAACTGAATTGGAAATAATAGAAAGAGACACAAAACCTCTTGAAAAAGTTGTTCCACCCTTCCCAAGGTTACATTACAGAGACGCAATTGAACTTCTTAACAAAAAGGGATTCAATGTAAAATTTGGTGACGATTTTGGTGGAGACGAAGAGACAGCACTTTCTAATGAATTTGAGAAACCAGTATTTATTCACCACTTCCCTAAAGAAATTAAGGCTTTCTATATGCAACCTGACCCAGACGACCCAGAGACTGTTCTTGCTGCAGACCTTCTTGCTCCAGAAGGATACGGAGAAATCATTGGCGGAAGTGAGAGAATCCATGATTATGATTTACTTCTCAAGAGAATGCAGGAGAACAATCTACCAATCGAAAATTACAAGTGGTATCTTGATTTAAGGAAGTACGGGACAGTCCCTCATAGCGGATTTGGAATCGGATTAGAAAGAACTTTAGCCTGGATTGCAAAACTTCCACATGTTAGAGAAACAATTCCATTCCCGAGAATGCTTGAAAAAATCTATCCATGA
- a CDS encoding DUF177 domain-containing protein, giving the protein MKLEIQKIIDEEKVEVNETLDFSKVEMPAIVVEPVKAKLIFENLGNREILVRGEIQTKLRLTCVVCLDEFDEELKIEVNETYIPQTYVENRKEERPIEELSEFTYTGNFLDTFEIVRDNILEFIPPYPKCPKCATKSEES; this is encoded by the coding sequence ATGAAATTAGAGATACAAAAGATTATTGATGAAGAAAAAGTAGAAGTTAATGAAACGCTCGATTTTTCAAAGGTTGAGATGCCTGCAATAGTGGTAGAGCCAGTAAAAGCAAAACTCATTTTTGAAAACCTTGGCAATCGAGAGATTTTAGTAAGAGGCGAAATACAGACAAAATTAAGATTAACTTGTGTTGTATGTCTTGACGAATTTGATGAAGAATTGAAAATCGAAGTAAACGAAACTTACATTCCCCAAACTTATGTAGAAAATAGGAAAGAGGAACGCCCAATCGAGGAACTAAGCGAATTTACATACACAGGCAATTTTCTTGACACTTTTGAAATTGTAAGGGATAACATCCTGGAGTTCATCCCCCCATATCCGAAATGTCCCAAATGCGCTACAAAAAGTGAAGAAAGTTGA
- a CDS encoding 30S ribosomal protein S20: MPILKASKKSVKKDEKRRERNEFYRVALKRALDFAKKSGYAEEKVREAIKVIDKLEAKGILHPNTAARKKSRLMAKFNQAHKQEATA, translated from the coding sequence ATGCCAATATTAAAAGCATCGAAAAAGTCTGTTAAAAAAGATGAAAAAAGAAGAGAAAGAAATGAATTTTATAGGGTTGCTTTAAAAAGAGCCTTAGACTTTGCAAAGAAGAGCGGATACGCGGAAGAAAAGGTTAGAGAGGCTATCAAGGTTATTGATAAACTTGAGGCAAAGGGAATTCTTCATCCAAATACCGCTGCAAGGAAAAAATCCAGATTAATGGCAAAGTTTAATCAGGCTCACAAGCAAGAAGCAACTGCATAA
- a CDS encoding PASTA domain-containing protein gives MKNKTIKLTIIAIIVLLFFNGCSSGANEVVKVPNFVGMKPSEAQTLAKNNGLVLQVIATEQSDQYPIDTIISQDPEEGSVVKKGGIVKIVLSSGYATATVPDVTNKNFDEARKLILDAGFTIGEIKEVEVDMPVGVVISQSPDPGTVLTPGAKVDLTISIGTFVVVPNVIGKSVDEAKSILENAGLVLYKVDKFDKDVPNAPPNTVLYQYPMPNAKVEKGTQVLLRISK, from the coding sequence ATGAAAAACAAAACAATAAAACTCACAATTATTGCAATAATAGTTTTGCTATTCTTTAATGGATGTAGTAGTGGAGCTAATGAGGTTGTAAAGGTTCCGAATTTTGTTGGGATGAAGCCTTCTGAAGCGCAAACTCTTGCAAAGAATAATGGCTTGGTGTTGCAGGTAATCGCAACGGAGCAAAGTGACCAATATCCAATTGACACAATAATTTCACAAGATCCAGAGGAAGGAAGTGTTGTAAAAAAGGGTGGTATTGTTAAGATTGTCTTGAGTTCAGGATATGCAACCGCAACCGTTCCAGATGTTACTAACAAAAATTTTGATGAAGCAAGGAAACTTATTCTTGACGCTGGTTTTACAATTGGAGAAATAAAAGAAGTTGAGGTAGATATGCCTGTAGGTGTCGTGATTTCGCAATCTCCAGACCCAGGAACAGTCTTAACACCCGGAGCAAAAGTTGACCTTACGATAAGTATAGGAACTTTTGTTGTTGTTCCTAATGTTATAGGGAAAAGTGTTGATGAAGCAAAGTCAATTTTAGAAAATGCTGGGCTTGTTCTGTATAAGGTTGACAAATTTGACAAAGATGTTCCAAATGCACCACCAAATACCGTTTTGTATCAATATCCAATGCCTAACGCAAAGGTAGAAAAAGGGACACAAGTTTTATTGAGGATTTCAAAATGA
- the holA gene encoding DNA polymerase III subunit delta, translating into MREISAIEFLKELDSTIPKEPLIILAGEEHYLKEQIIKKFVEKIFNEDTNSIDFIKLTGANLTYADFINSVSTPPFFGSKLVLIKDGEQISKQHLQKILSATIPDFTKVILTINVRELNLLKGNFVLIKDYTVPLNQVEAWIEKKAKEYGKSITKDAVKELIKRLDTNFYALSTEIKKLSFYIGDKKEIHREHVVEIVKEMGDEDIFEFVNAIIFLKKDEALRMLDYFLGDNGQENLVLSQILKTLSIYLMVNDLKNKEGMNLRSINEYIASIYGSFLPTKTLEEISRNLEKVSIESIVRQYKTFVEFDIKSKIGEIDLPLTLRNYILTKVS; encoded by the coding sequence ATGAGGGAAATCTCAGCAATCGAGTTTTTAAAGGAACTTGACAGCACAATTCCAAAAGAACCACTTATAATACTTGCAGGTGAAGAACATTATCTAAAGGAACAGATAATAAAGAAATTTGTTGAGAAGATTTTTAATGAAGATACAAATAGTATTGATTTTATAAAACTTACGGGGGCAAATTTAACATACGCTGACTTTATAAATTCTGTATCTACGCCCCCCTTTTTTGGTTCAAAACTCGTTCTTATAAAAGATGGGGAACAGATTTCAAAACAGCACCTGCAAAAAATTTTAAGTGCCACTATCCCAGATTTTACAAAAGTAATCCTTACAATAAATGTAAGGGAATTAAATCTATTAAAAGGCAACTTTGTTTTAATAAAGGATTATACAGTTCCGTTGAATCAGGTTGAGGCATGGATTGAGAAAAAGGCAAAAGAATATGGAAAATCAATTACAAAGGATGCAGTAAAAGAACTTATAAAGAGGCTCGATACAAATTTTTACGCACTTTCAACTGAAATCAAAAAACTTTCATTCTATATAGGAGATAAAAAAGAAATTCACCGTGAACATGTAGTAGAAATTGTAAAGGAAATGGGAGATGAAGATATATTTGAATTCGTTAATGCCATAATTTTTCTCAAGAAAGATGAGGCTTTAAGAATGCTCGACTACTTTTTGGGTGACAACGGACAGGAAAATCTTGTACTTTCGCAAATCTTGAAAACCCTTTCCATTTACTTAATGGTAAATGACCTGAAGAACAAAGAAGGAATGAATCTTAGGTCAATTAACGAATATATTGCCTCAATTTATGGAAGTTTCCTTCCTACGAAAACACTTGAAGAAATTTCAAGAAATTTAGAAAAAGTAAGTATAGAGAGTATCGTAAGGCAGTATAAAACCTTTGTAGAATTTGATATAAAGTCAAAAATAGGGGAAATTGATCTTCCCCTTACGCTTAGAAATTATATTCTAACTAAAGTTTCTTAA
- the trxA gene encoding thioredoxin, translating to MEVNETNFREEVLNSPIPVLVDFWAEWCVPCKMIEPIVLELEKEYAGKLKVVRVNVDENQNLAIEYGIMSIPTLGIFVNGVLVDQIVGAVPKRVIVEKLKKYLLPN from the coding sequence ATGGAAGTAAATGAAACTAACTTTAGAGAAGAGGTTTTAAATTCTCCAATTCCAGTGCTTGTAGATTTTTGGGCTGAGTGGTGTGTTCCCTGTAAGATGATAGAACCAATTGTCCTTGAACTTGAAAAAGAATATGCAGGTAAGTTAAAAGTCGTAAGAGTTAATGTCGATGAAAACCAAAATCTTGCAATTGAGTATGGTATTATGAGCATTCCAACACTTGGCATATTTGTTAATGGTGTCCTTGTTGACCAGATAGTTGGCGCAGTTCCAAAAAGAGTTATTGTAGAAAAATTAAAGAAGTATCTTTTGCCGAATTAA
- a CDS encoding M3 family oligoendopeptidase — MEDLVIKKRPRKYFSEDFKAEDKASFESALKELLDEPVRNKQEMLNFLEKWGELSDIFEETYAWKYINMTRFMDKKEYQEDFNKFYSEVASVAMQYDFLLKKKYYDSPVRHEFDEPEFKHLDNIISNAIEVFREENIPLFVKENEIAHKYGETIAKLTVNFRGEEKTFSQMNVFLKDPDRSVRFEAWNKKYEALMNVSNDLSKVFDELKEIRVLQAKNAGFQNYRDYKHIEKGRFSYTVQDVLNFHEVVKKVVVPFLKERNEIKRQKLNLDSVRPWDTAVDVDNRILKPFSTIDEFVGKAIKVLGHVDDEFGLNLLRMKASNFLDLENRKGKAPGGYNMGLPEHGSSFIFMNAVGLNSDVRTILHESGHSLHSKYTANILIHPFKEYPMEVAELASMSMEMFTVDYLYEYYDKPEDLKKAKREQIEGALAFLPWCIAVDSFQHFVYTNNENESERENYFVNLMKELSSGVNWEGLEDTLRILWMQQLHIFEVPFYYIEYGFAQLGALAMYKNYKEDKERTVKNYKEFLSLGYKKPIPELYKAAGIEFKFNEDYVRELVDFVREELKELD, encoded by the coding sequence ATGGAAGACCTTGTAATTAAGAAAAGACCAAGAAAATATTTTAGTGAGGACTTTAAAGCAGAAGATAAAGCGAGTTTTGAAAGCGCTTTGAAAGAATTACTTGATGAGCCCGTACGTAATAAACAGGAAATGCTAAATTTCCTTGAAAAATGGGGCGAACTTTCAGACATATTCGAGGAAACATACGCATGGAAATACATTAATATGACTCGTTTTATGGATAAAAAAGAATACCAGGAAGATTTTAACAAATTCTATTCAGAAGTTGCAAGCGTTGCAATGCAATATGATTTTCTCCTTAAGAAAAAGTACTATGATTCTCCTGTAAGGCACGAATTTGATGAACCCGAGTTTAAGCATCTTGATAACATTATTTCGAATGCAATTGAAGTTTTCAGGGAAGAGAACATTCCTCTATTTGTAAAGGAGAATGAAATTGCGCACAAATACGGTGAGACTATCGCAAAGCTTACCGTAAATTTTAGGGGTGAAGAGAAGACATTTTCACAGATGAATGTGTTTTTAAAGGATCCTGATAGATCTGTCAGGTTTGAAGCCTGGAACAAGAAATATGAAGCGTTAATGAATGTTTCAAACGATCTTTCGAAAGTATTTGATGAACTTAAAGAAATTCGAGTCCTTCAAGCGAAAAATGCAGGCTTTCAAAACTACAGAGACTACAAGCACATAGAAAAGGGAAGATTTTCATATACCGTTCAAGATGTTTTGAATTTCCATGAGGTAGTTAAAAAAGTTGTTGTTCCGTTTTTGAAAGAAAGGAACGAAATTAAAAGACAAAAACTTAATCTTGATAGTGTAAGACCGTGGGATACCGCTGTGGATGTCGATAACCGAATTTTGAAACCTTTTAGCACAATAGATGAATTTGTTGGCAAGGCAATCAAAGTTCTTGGTCATGTAGATGATGAGTTTGGTTTAAACTTACTAAGAATGAAGGCCTCAAACTTCCTTGACCTTGAGAACAGAAAAGGCAAGGCACCTGGTGGATACAACATGGGGCTTCCTGAACATGGCTCTTCCTTCATTTTTATGAATGCAGTTGGTTTGAATTCTGATGTGCGAACGATTCTTCACGAATCTGGGCATTCACTTCATAGCAAATATACGGCAAATATTCTCATTCATCCTTTCAAAGAGTACCCAATGGAAGTTGCTGAACTTGCCTCGATGAGCATGGAGATGTTTACTGTTGATTATCTTTATGAGTATTATGATAAGCCTGAGGATCTTAAGAAGGCGAAAAGAGAGCAAATAGAAGGAGCTCTTGCATTCCTTCCATGGTGTATAGCAGTGGATAGTTTCCAGCATTTTGTGTATACAAACAATGAAAACGAGAGTGAAAGAGAGAATTACTTTGTTAATCTTATGAAAGAACTCTCTTCGGGTGTAAATTGGGAAGGGCTTGAAGATACATTGAGAATACTGTGGATGCAGCAACTTCATATTTTTGAAGTACCTTTCTATTACATCGAATATGGATTTGCGCAGTTAGGGGCCCTTGCAATGTACAAGAATTATAAGGAGGACAAAGAAAGAACGGTTAAAAATTATAAAGAGTTCTTGAGCCTTGGCTATAAAAAACCTATACCAGAACTTTATAAGGCAGCGGGTATTGAGTTTAAATTTAACGAAGATTATGTGCGTGAACTTGTCGATTTTGTAAGAGAGGAATTAAAGGAGTTAGATTAG
- the coaD gene encoding pantetheine-phosphate adenylyltransferase: MKDRVLYPGTFDPLTNGHLDIIERASKIFKEVVVLVAKRDEKNTLFNLDERVEIVKSCTAHLKNVKVDKLEGLLVRYMREKKIYLVLRGVRSNKDFEYEREMFEANKTMLKDFETIFMIATPKNAFISSSLIKEIALNGGDISRFVPEEVHIRVKEKLRR, encoded by the coding sequence ATGAAAGATAGAGTTTTATACCCTGGGACATTTGACCCGCTAACAAACGGACACCTTGATATAATAGAAAGAGCAAGCAAAATTTTTAAAGAGGTAGTTGTACTTGTTGCAAAAAGGGATGAAAAAAACACACTATTCAACCTTGATGAACGTGTAGAAATTGTTAAGAGTTGTACTGCACACTTGAAGAATGTTAAAGTTGATAAACTCGAAGGACTCCTTGTTCGCTATATGAGGGAAAAGAAAATATATTTGGTGTTGAGAGGGGTAAGATCAAATAAGGACTTTGAGTATGAAAGAGAGATGTTCGAGGCAAACAAAACAATGCTAAAAGATTTTGAGACAATTTTTATGATCGCAACCCCCAAAAATGCTTTCATAAGTTCGAGTTTAATAAAAGAAATCGCACTTAACGGCGGAGATATATCAAGGTTTGTACCTGAAGAAGTACACATAAGAGTTAAAGAAAAATTAAGGAGATGA
- a CDS encoding DUF3488 domain-containing protein, translating to MKISNLPKLNGLNLFFVLFSLTSIGFVALINPAFLSLMLLPILAIILKETKVANSFKKGFEVFPLFVFLLLLALRVDLFILISALLISSMSAKFVVSKEPSDYFEIFIVGLMLSLLSSIGTISFLFGINAMLFLISSFFFLVETQFKEKLALGKTIPHKKDISIFITISFMLTLVLFYSLPRFTLGVVHGNPITARATTNFSTDVSIDANPVSLDYTIVMRVEKEKGNTPLYISGLRYSTFLNGKWYKSEQKEKIYPDILGNFLDNSGKKATIYLEPNNTDVIFKVDYSTGLFGNFRYIYRDNLDNLYFDAPFFKTIKYDTFFENSPSKTFLNHNDLLKFLDLRGINPEIVNLGKEITKGKTSPNDKINAILNYLRNNNEYSLTPTSENIDDFILNHKSGYCEHFATAFVILARTSNIPSRLVSGFVTTEWNNNLKYYIVRAKDAHTWAEVYINDTWVRVDPTPPSEVNTSKFSLFVDTIRMFWYRNFVTYSSESQTQLFEKFSQGFTNFGNAAFNFFKALQRNNIYVLLICILLIGIFIFKNMETKSVDYLARKIVSLIGNDKNENETILEFARRKSKESTLKEIIELYYEYRYAKKYELRSEIYQRIKKLSSQK from the coding sequence ATGAAGATATCGAATTTGCCTAAGTTAAATGGATTGAACTTATTTTTTGTTCTTTTTTCTTTAACATCAATAGGCTTTGTTGCGCTTATAAATCCAGCATTTTTATCTCTTATGCTTTTACCAATTCTTGCAATTATTTTAAAAGAGACAAAAGTCGCAAATAGTTTTAAAAAGGGATTCGAAGTTTTCCCTCTCTTCGTGTTTTTATTACTCCTTGCGCTTAGAGTAGACCTTTTTATACTTATTTCAGCTCTACTTATTTCTTCTATGAGCGCAAAATTTGTGGTTTCAAAAGAGCCTTCTGACTATTTTGAAATCTTTATCGTAGGTTTAATGCTTTCTCTTCTTTCTTCAATAGGAACAATTTCGTTTTTATTCGGAATAAACGCAATGCTCTTTCTTATTTCTTCTTTCTTCTTCCTTGTTGAGACTCAGTTTAAAGAAAAATTGGCTTTAGGCAAAACAATCCCGCACAAAAAAGACATTTCGATATTTATTACTATATCTTTTATGTTAACACTTGTTCTCTTTTATTCGCTCCCTCGTTTTACTCTTGGAGTAGTCCATGGCAATCCAATCACTGCAAGGGCAACAACGAACTTTTCGACGGATGTCTCGATTGATGCAAATCCAGTGAGCCTGGATTACACAATTGTAATGAGGGTGGAAAAAGAAAAAGGGAATACTCCTTTATACATCTCTGGATTAAGGTACTCAACATTCTTAAATGGCAAGTGGTACAAAAGTGAGCAGAAAGAAAAAATTTATCCAGATATTTTAGGTAACTTTCTCGATAATAGTGGAAAAAAGGCAACAATATACCTTGAGCCAAACAACACAGATGTGATTTTTAAAGTGGATTATTCAACCGGTTTATTTGGCAACTTTAGATACATTTACAGAGATAATCTCGATAACCTTTATTTTGATGCTCCATTTTTCAAAACTATTAAATACGATACATTTTTCGAAAACTCTCCTTCTAAAACATTTTTAAATCACAATGATCTTTTAAAATTTCTTGACCTAAGAGGAATTAATCCAGAAATTGTAAATTTAGGAAAAGAAATAACAAAAGGAAAAACATCCCCAAACGATAAAATAAATGCTATCTTAAACTACCTCAGAAATAATAACGAATATTCTCTTACGCCAACTTCAGAGAATATTGACGATTTTATACTTAATCATAAGAGTGGATATTGTGAACATTTTGCAACAGCCTTTGTAATCCTTGCAAGGACTTCAAATATTCCTTCACGCCTTGTATCTGGTTTTGTTACAACCGAGTGGAACAATAACTTGAAATACTATATCGTAAGAGCAAAAGATGCGCATACCTGGGCAGAAGTTTATATTAATGACACCTGGGTAAGGGTTGACCCGACTCCTCCTAGCGAAGTAAATACAAGCAAATTTAGTTTGTTTGTTGATACCATAAGGATGTTCTGGTATAGAAACTTTGTAACATATAGTAGCGAGAGCCAGACACAGTTATTTGAAAAATTCTCGCAAGGCTTTACAAATTTTGGAAACGCTGCATTTAACTTCTTCAAAGCACTTCAAAGGAATAATATTTATGTTCTCCTTATTTGTATTTTATTAATTGGTATTTTTATTTTCAAAAACATGGAAACTAAAAGTGTAGATTACCTTGCAAGAAAAATCGTTAGCCTCATTGGCAATGATAAAAATGAAAATGAAACGATTTTAGAGTTTGCAAGAAGAAAAAGCAAAGAAAGCACATTAAAGGAAATTATTGAATTATATTACGAATATAGATACGCAAAAAAATACGAGTTGAGAAGCGAGATTTATCAAAGGATCAAAAAACTTAGTAGTCAAAAATAA